The sequence TTGCAAGACTTAAGAAATCTGTAGGGCGCTTCACATCAGGGGATACGGAATCTGCAGCAGATGTTAAATTAATAATTGATGAGTATGTAAAACTGATGATTCAGCATATTGATAAAGAAAACACAAAGATTTTTTCGATTGCAGAATCAAAATTTGATATTGCTAAAGATGATGAGCTTATGGAAAATTTCGATAAACTAGAAAAAGAACGCATAGGTTTAGGCAAGCATGATGAATTTCATGCACTTCTGAATAGACTGGCAAGTGAGTATTTGAAGTAGATTTTAATATGTCTTAATAAGTAAAGATAAATAGGTATATTGTTTGCAAATGCAAGCAGTGTTATATCATATGGATAATTTTAAGCACTTAAAGATAGGGTAAAGTATTGAGCTCAGAAACAAAAAAATTAAGTGAAAGTGTGCAGCCATGTTGGAATTAAAAAACATTACGTACAGAGTTCCGGAATCAGATGTCGGCGCTCAAGGTGAGGCCGATCGGACCATTATTCACGATTTGAGTTTTACGTTTGAAGCTGGCCGATTTTACGCCGTTACCGGACCCAACGGGTCGGGCAAGACCACCTTGGCCAAGCTGATTATGGGGATCAATGAACTCACGTCCGGAAACATAATTTTCAACGGGTCGGACATCAGCAAGCTTCCCATTCATGAACGATCCAACGCCGGCATTGTTTATGGATTTCAGCATCCGGCCCGATTCAAGGGAACGACTTTTCGGGACCTGTTATCGATTGCCGCCGGGTCTGATGACGAAGAAAAACTCGTTGAGATCATTTCACGTGTGGGCGTCTGCTCTCTGGAATTTCTGGACAAGCGTGTGGACAGCAAACTGTCCGGCGGGGAAATCAAAAAAATCGAACTGGCCACGGTTATCGCGAAAAATCCAAAAGTGGCCATCTACGATGAACCGGACACCGGCATTGATCTCTGGACCATCGGCCCAATGGTGGAGTTGCTCAAACGTGAACAGAAAGAAAACAAAACCACCACCATTGTAGTGAGTCACAATAAAGCATTTCTTGAAGCCGCCGACACGCTTTTGTTGATCAGGGACGGCAGAATCGCTTATTCCGGTGATCTGGCCGGCGCCGTGCCGATACTCGAAGCTTCGAGTGCCTGTACGTTCAATGAATTATGTCAAGGAGTGGATAATGCTCAATGCTATCGATAAACAGGTATTAAAGGAAGTTGCGGACCTCGAAGGAATTCCAAAAGGCGCTTATAATATCCGGAAAAACGGTAAGCTTCTGGGTCGCGAGGTCTCCGCCAATATCAACATCGAAACCAACGAAAAAGGCAATGGCATCATCATCGATATCAAGCCGGGCACGGTGAATGAGTCAGTTCATATTCCGGTTATATTATCGCAGGCAGGTCTTCATGATACGGTCTACAATACCTTTATTGTCGGGGAAGGATCGGATGTGACCATTATTGCCGGATGCGGCATTCACTGCGGGGGCAAGGAATCCGAAGGCCACTCCGGCATTCATGAATTTCAGATCAAGGCCGACGCAAAAGTCAAATATGTGGAAAAGCATATCGCCATTGGCGACGGCACGGGCCGTCGTATTTTAAATCCCACCACAAAAGTTTTTATGGCGGAAAACGCCCAGATGGAAATGGAACTGACCCAACTCGGCGGGGTGGATGAAGCCAAGCGTTTCAATGAAGCTCACATCGGCGCGGGCAGCGTGCTGCTCATCACGGAACGGGTGATGACCGACGGCGACCAGGTGGCCGAATCCAGAAATGAAATTGAACTGGTCGGAACCGACAGCAAGACGAACATCGTTTCCCGTTCCGTTATAAAAGGCAATTCCACCCAGGATTTTTACGTCAACCTGACGGCGCTTGCCAAATCCTATGGCCATATCGAATGCGACGCCATCATCATGGACAATGGCAGTAACCAGACGATTCCGGCTCTGCGCGCGCTGCATCCGGATGCCGAGATGACGCACGAAGCATCTATCGGCAAAATTGCCAATGATCAGCTGATGAAGCTTATGACCCTCGGGCTTGACTATGATGCGGCGGTTAATCGGATCATACAGGGATTCTTAAGATAGTATCCTCTCTAATAAAAGGCGTGGCCCCTTCGCATCCGGTAACAAACCAGGATTGGAAGGAGCGGCCGCCTGCCTAAAAAGCTCTGGGAGCATCGCTTTTAAGTTCGCAGTGATGACCGGGGGAATGAAATGTTGTTCACTTTCTTCGTAGCTGTATCACGACGGGCATGATGCGCTCTTTTTCTCGCGAATGAGGCGCGCTCCTGGACCAGATTGAAGAATCCCGCTGTATCATCCGAAACCCTCACAAAGACTGCCGCAACGTGTTCTGTTATATATGGCTGCTACGTTAAATATGTCGGATGCCGCTGACGGATTTCTCCTTTCTCCTGACCGCTCTCTTTTTATTATTCCTTATAATCAACACCTTGTATCGCAGCATCCGCAGGTCTGCGATGGCACGCTAGTTGCGACATTCCCTGTTCGTTGAACCATGCGCTAACACAGGACAGGAATCCTTATGTCACTTATTTTTGAACGCATTCACACCGATGGAATTGCCGAGCTTTCCTATCTGATCGGCGATGATTCCGAGGGCGTGGCGGCAGTGTTCGATCCTCGCCCGGATGTTGATTGTTACCTGCGGCTCGCCCGCGAGAAGCAGGTATCAATTACGCATATTTTTGAAACGCACATCCATGTCGATTTCGTCAGTGGTTCGCGTGAACTTTGTGCGCGTGCCAAGTCCGCGAAAATATACCTCAGTCACGAGGGGGGGGCGCGCTACGGCTTCGAACATGAGGGGATCGCAGATGGAGATGTCTTTGAACTTGGTTCCGCCCTCATTACGGCTCGGCACACGCCCGGTCACTCGCCAGAGCACATGGCGTATCTTCTGTCAGAAAAGGATCGTCCGGGCGCCCCTTGGGGGGTGCTCACCGGGGACTCACTCTTTGTCAATTCTGCCGGGCGCTCCGACCTCCTTGGCAGTAGCCGGGCTAAAGAGCTGGCCGAACAGCTGTTCCATACGCTGCACGATTTTTACCTGACGCTTGACGATGGCGTCCTTATCTACCCGGCGCATGGTCAAGGGTCGCCATGCGGGGAGGACATCGGCGACCGGCTCAGCAGCACCATTGGTTATGAACGGCGCTTCAATGCGTTCCTTCAATTCAACAATGCCACAAGTTTCACCAAGCACACGCTCACCGACGCGGCGCCCATCCCGACCTATTATCCGCTTATGGGGACTCTGAACACCAGGGGGCCCACAGTGCTCGGCAACCTCCCGCCAGTGCCCGGACTTCCACCCAAATTCTTTCAGGAAGCCATTGAGAACAGCGACAACGTTCTCATCGATACCCGTATGATGCTGGCATTTGGCGGCGGGCATATCAAGGGCGCGCTTAGCATCGGCGGCTTGCCCGTACTTTCCATCTGGGCCGGTTGGTTGCAGGACTCCGATCAACCCATCCTGCTCGTCCTCGATTCCGATGACATGCTCGAAACAATCGTCCGCTATTTTGTCCGTACGGGATATACGAAGTTCGCCGGCTACCTCGTCGGAGGCATGGCTGCATGGAACAACGCCGGACTGCCGCTGGAATCGGTCGGACAAATGACCGTCCACAAAATCAAACGCTCGGGGGAAAAACTGCAGGTTCTCGATGTACGCGCGCCGGACGAATGGAAAGACGGTCATATCCCGAATGCCCAGCATATTTTCCTGGGCGAATTGCGCGAACAGCTCGGCAAGTTGGACAAGGACAAACCGACCGCCGTCTATTGCGACAGCGGTTATCGTGCGACCATCGCGACGAGCATTTTGCAGCAGCAAGGGTTCAGCCGCGTCTGCAACATTCCCGGAAGCTGGCAAGCATGGAAGAATGCGGGATACCCGGTCGAAAAAGAAATAGAGAAGGAGAGAAAATAAACGTGAATACGAACCTGTTTTATCCCGTTCACTTGAGTTTGAGGCGTTCTGCGTATTTCATCGGCAGTCTTGTTCTTTCGTTCGTGTGCGCCGCAGCCGACGCGGGGGCGACCGTGGATGCGCTTGATTATCCGGGACCGGCCTGGTCACCCTATCTCGTCGGCGCGGGCATTGGAGTGCTTTCCTGGCTAACATTGTACTTTTCCGACAAGACCATCGGGGCCTCCTCTTTTTACGCGTTCCTCGCGGGTTTTCTCGGTAAACGCATCGCGCCCGGCCACACGGCCTCGCTCACCTATTTCAAAGACAACCCGCCGCACGTGAGTTGGGGATTCGTCTTCGTGGGCGCAATCATAGTGGGCGGCGCGATTGCAGCCCTGACGGGCGGGGAGTTCGCCAACGAATGGCTTTCGCCCATGTGGGTCGCACGCTTTGGCGACGACATTGCGTTGCGTGCGGCCGTCGCCTTTTCCGGCGGCATGCTGATGGCATTTGGGGCGCGCCTGGCCGGAGGTTGCACCAGCGGCCACGGCATCAGCGGAACCCTGCAGCTCAATCTGGCATCGTGGATTACTGTGCTGTGCATTTTCGTCGGTGGTGTCGCCGTGGCCCTGCCGCTTTTCAAACTGTGAGGTGCGTATGATTGATCCAGGCAAAGCCGTTAATGAATCGACGAAAAATTCCGCGCCGGCTGTGACCGCAGTTCCCACACTGATTGCCGGCGCGGTTTTTGGTCTGGTGTTTGGTTTCCTGCTGCAAAAAGGGGGCGTTGGAAAATACAACGTTCTCATCGGCCAACTGCTTCTTCAGGATTGGACCGTCGCGAAGATCATGCTCACCGCAATTGTGGTCGGCATGATCGGCGTATTCCCGTTACATCACTTCGCCAAGGTGAAGCTGCATATTAAGCCGACCAGGATCGGTGCCAACATCATCGGTGGGCTTGTGTTCGGCGCTGGTTTTGCCTTGGCTGGCTATTGTCCTGGAACTGTTGCCGCAGCACTGGGGCAGGGAAGCTGGGACGCGCTCTTCGGCATGGCCGGACTTATCGCCGGCTCGTGGCTGTTTGCCGAACTTTCGGGATGGACCAAACGAACCATCGAGAAATGGGGCAACCTCGGCAAAGTGCAGCTGTCCGATCTGCTGTCAGTGCCGCGCGGCCATTTTGTGGTCACCTTTGCATTGGCACTCACCGTCATTCTTTTGCTGTTACAACAATTCACCACCCGGTGACGACAAAAAGCGCTTCGAAAAGATCGTAATGAATGCACTTCGTACGCAAGTTATATTAGGAACACAAAAGAGATAAATTTATACGTCATAGGAGGTATCATGCATCCGTACAGAAATTTTATTTTGATGATCACTGTGTCTGCAACTCTGATGTTTGGATTGATGTACCTCAATACATATCAGTTTAGCCATGTGTGGTTTAGCCAAACTCGCTTGTTCATGACCTTCATCATGGCTGGTTCCATGGCGCTCGTCATGCTCTTCTTCATGCGCCACATGTACAAAGACAAGAAGGCCAATATTGCCATTGTTGTTGGAAGCGTGGCCCTTATGGGCTTAGGCTTCTTGTTGGTTCGCAGCCAGGCAACGGTAGGAGATGTCGCGTGGATGAAGGCGATGATCCCGCATCACTCGATTGCAATACTCACAAGTGAACGCGCCAATATTAGCGACCCTCGTGTAAGAAAACTTGCAGGTGAAATCATTGAAGCCCAGCGCCGAGAGATTGGGGAGATGGAAGTCCTGATCAGAGATATCGATGATTAGTCATCGAAAAAAGCAGGTCTTAACCGGCTACATTGTGAGAAGAGCGCAAAGAATGAAATTGGCGTGCACGATAAATTACAAAGGAGGTGTAGCATGACGCCGAAAAATATGACGGATTCTCCCATTTACGTTGCCTTGAATATGTCCAAAGTTGTGAACAATGAAGAAAGCTTCGATCTGATGCACAAAGTGGGTCCACGTGTATGTATCACCACTGCCACACATCCGGGTTTTCTTGGTTTTATGGCTAACATTCAAACAGGAATTTTACCTCTTGCAGGCAGATATGGGGGAGGTAGCACTCACATGGAAAATGCACTGAATCCTGTCCGCAACTATCAGTATACCATGTGGAAACATTGGAAAGATCATGACGAATTCCATGAAAAACAATTCAGCAGGATTTTTGAGCTCTGTACCAGCTGCCTGGAGATGGTTGTAGAAGGCCCATGGGAGCCTGTTTACAGCGTTATTCACGCCAAAATGCCGACTGTTCGATCTATGGGGCAAATCGCCGATCTCGGTAAAGATTTTGTGCAGCAAAAAGATTTTATCCGCTTTGCCACCCCTCAGCGCTGCGTTGCCATCGGGGAACATACGGTGGCTCCGGGGAAGGAAAAGGCATTTGAAAAAGGTGCCATCGAAACGATGGAAGCCTTGTCGGACGCAACCGGTTTTCTCGGGTATATGATTCTGAAGCAAATTGGGGTCTGTGCATTAGGAAGCTTCATGCTCGACCCGACGTCAATGGCAGAAACCCTGCAGACACTCGGAGCCAACCCGCCGAAAAAACCAAGACCGCTCTTTAAAACATTGGATGCCATGCCACGTCCGCCCGAATACCTGATTCACAGCGAGTGGGACGCGACGGAAATGGCTCAGATGGGTTTCGCAAAAGTTCTGGTGAACCATGCCATCAGAAAAATACACGATGATGGCGTTATGGCCCATCTTATCCGCGGTCCATACATCATGTTTTTCCAACCAATGATGGAAGAACCTGGCTGGAGGTCCTTTTTGTCATGATAGTCGTGGCTGTCGTTCTGTTGAGCGGTGAGAGGCCCTTAGACCATGACCTGGCAAAAAACCGACCGGCCGGTCATGTCCACCCCGTTAGGCAAACAAAAAGAGAGCGTTATGTATTACAGTAGTGGCAACTACGAAGCCTTCGCCCGCCCGCGCAAACCCAAGGGCGTAGAGAACAAGACGGCCTGGTTTGTCGGCGCGGGCCTGGCGGCATTGGCGGGCGCGGCCTTCCTGATCCGCGACGGCCAGATGCCGGGCAACCGGATCACCATCCTGGAGCAGCAACAGTTGCCCGGTGGCGCGCTGGACGGCATCAAGGAGCCGAACAAGGGCTTCGTGATCCGCGGCGGGCGCGAGATGGAAGAGCACTTCGAGTGCTTGTGGGACCTGTACCGCTCGATCCCGTCGCTGGAGATCGAGGGCGCCAGCGTGCTCGACGAGTTCTATTGGCTCGACAAGGACGATCCGAACTCCTCTTTGCAGCGCGCCACTGTGAAGCGAGGCGAGGACGCGCATACCGACGGCCTGTTCACCCTCAGTGAGCAGGCGCAGAAGGAGATCGTCAAGCTCTTCCTCGCCACCGGCGAGGAGATGGAGAACAAGCG is a genomic window of Desulfomicrobium baculatum DSM 4028 containing:
- a CDS encoding hemerythrin domain-containing protein, which encodes MKAVDELRNEHQGIELMLRILQSIAGRFGNNEQIVSGQLDGVMEFLSVFVDECHHGKEEEFLFPALEAVGVPCEGGPIGDLLDDHEQGRRLVARLKKSVGRFTSGDTESAADVKLIIDEYVKLMIQHIDKENTKIFSIAESKFDIAKDDELMENFDKLEKERIGLGKHDEFHALLNRLASEYLK
- a CDS encoding YeeE/YedE thiosulfate transporter family protein is translated as MNTNLFYPVHLSLRRSAYFIGSLVLSFVCAAADAGATVDALDYPGPAWSPYLVGAGIGVLSWLTLYFSDKTIGASSFYAFLAGFLGKRIAPGHTASLTYFKDNPPHVSWGFVFVGAIIVGGAIAALTGGEFANEWLSPMWVARFGDDIALRAAVAFSGGMLMAFGARLAGGCTSGHGISGTLQLNLASWITVLCIFVGGVAVALPLFKL
- a CDS encoding DUF6691 family protein, with protein sequence MIDPGKAVNESTKNSAPAVTAVPTLIAGAVFGLVFGFLLQKGGVGKYNVLIGQLLLQDWTVAKIMLTAIVVGMIGVFPLHHFAKVKLHIKPTRIGANIIGGLVFGAGFALAGYCPGTVAAALGQGSWDALFGMAGLIAGSWLFAELSGWTKRTIEKWGNLGKVQLSDLLSVPRGHFVVTFALALTVILLLLQQFTTR
- a CDS encoding MBL fold metallo-hydrolase; this encodes MSLIFERIHTDGIAELSYLIGDDSEGVAAVFDPRPDVDCYLRLAREKQVSITHIFETHIHVDFVSGSRELCARAKSAKIYLSHEGGARYGFEHEGIADGDVFELGSALITARHTPGHSPEHMAYLLSEKDRPGAPWGVLTGDSLFVNSAGRSDLLGSSRAKELAEQLFHTLHDFYLTLDDGVLIYPAHGQGSPCGEDIGDRLSSTIGYERRFNAFLQFNNATSFTKHTLTDAAPIPTYYPLMGTLNTRGPTVLGNLPPVPGLPPKFFQEAIENSDNVLIDTRMMLAFGGGHIKGALSIGGLPVLSIWAGWLQDSDQPILLVLDSDDMLETIVRYFVRTGYTKFAGYLVGGMAAWNNAGLPLESVGQMTVHKIKRSGEKLQVLDVRAPDEWKDGHIPNAQHIFLGELREQLGKLDKDKPTAVYCDSGYRATIATSILQQQGFSRVCNIPGSWQAWKNAGYPVEKEIEKERK
- a CDS encoding SufB/SufD family protein encodes the protein MLNAIDKQVLKEVADLEGIPKGAYNIRKNGKLLGREVSANINIETNEKGNGIIIDIKPGTVNESVHIPVILSQAGLHDTVYNTFIVGEGSDVTIIAGCGIHCGGKESEGHSGIHEFQIKADAKVKYVEKHIAIGDGTGRRILNPTTKVFMAENAQMEMELTQLGGVDEAKRFNEAHIGAGSVLLITERVMTDGDQVAESRNEIELVGTDSKTNIVSRSVIKGNSTQDFYVNLTALAKSYGHIECDAIIMDNGSNQTIPALRALHPDAEMTHEASIGKIANDQLMKLMTLGLDYDAAVNRIIQGFLR
- a CDS encoding ABC transporter ATP-binding protein, whose product is MLELKNITYRVPESDVGAQGEADRTIIHDLSFTFEAGRFYAVTGPNGSGKTTLAKLIMGINELTSGNIIFNGSDISKLPIHERSNAGIVYGFQHPARFKGTTFRDLLSIAAGSDDEEKLVEIISRVGVCSLEFLDKRVDSKLSGGEIKKIELATVIAKNPKVAIYDEPDTGIDLWTIGPMVELLKREQKENKTTTIVVSHNKAFLEAADTLLLIRDGRIAYSGDLAGAVPILEASSACTFNELCQGVDNAQCYR
- a CDS encoding sulfur oxygenase reductase family protein; the encoded protein is MTPKNMTDSPIYVALNMSKVVNNEESFDLMHKVGPRVCITTATHPGFLGFMANIQTGILPLAGRYGGGSTHMENALNPVRNYQYTMWKHWKDHDEFHEKQFSRIFELCTSCLEMVVEGPWEPVYSVIHAKMPTVRSMGQIADLGKDFVQQKDFIRFATPQRCVAIGEHTVAPGKEKAFEKGAIETMEALSDATGFLGYMILKQIGVCALGSFMLDPTSMAETLQTLGANPPKKPRPLFKTLDAMPRPPEYLIHSEWDATEMAQMGFAKVLVNHAIRKIHDDGVMAHLIRGPYIMFFQPMMEEPGWRSFLS
- a CDS encoding DUF305 domain-containing protein translates to MHPYRNFILMITVSATLMFGLMYLNTYQFSHVWFSQTRLFMTFIMAGSMALVMLFFMRHMYKDKKANIAIVVGSVALMGLGFLLVRSQATVGDVAWMKAMIPHHSIAILTSERANISDPRVRKLAGEIIEAQRREIGEMEVLIRDIDD